A region of Culicoides brevitarsis isolate CSIRO-B50_1 chromosome 1, AGI_CSIRO_Cbre_v1, whole genome shotgun sequence DNA encodes the following proteins:
- the LOC134837833 gene encoding uncharacterized protein LOC134837833 gives MKLKLIPMQELYKKFPELKESDVATIRDWMSKQPHLPELTDQEIANFLHARYFSIEATKKLIEGHLTIRTHAKDIFGNRDFMADDIQMVKDVIVSVPLPKTTPEGYTVIFWKIIDPDMSKYNFKAVARLSIYVNESELLEKGPTNGYVTLVDMDGFTLRHMLTFNPTILYQLMLSVQEGYQARVKAFVFFNCPSFMDKFLALLRPTLTKEFSNSLKIYQKLEDLKEFMPLEMLPSDYKGGKEDTIKNLWTNYLKHLEERKDFFWEESQTRRVNESLRPEKSALQNQLFGLEGSFKKLDID, from the exons atgaaGCTCAAATTAATTCCAATGCAggaactttacaaaaaatttcccgaATTAAAGGAATCCGACGTCGCCACGATCCGCGATTGGATGTCAAAGCAACCTCACTTGCCCGAGTTGACGGATCAGGAAATTGCGAATTTTCTTCATGCGCGATATTTTAGCATCGAAGCCACGAAAAAGCTCATTGAAGGTCATTTAACGATCAGAACTCACGCAAAAGATATTTTCGGGAATCGAGATTTCATGGCGGATGACATTCAAATGGTCAAGGATGTgat tgTATCTGTTCCGCTGCCAAAGACAACTCCTGAAGGTTATacggtaattttttggaaaatcatCGATCCTGATATGTcgaaatataatttcaaaGCTGTTGCTCGACT ctcgaTTTACGTAAACGAGTCAGAATTGTTGGAAAAAGGTCCCACAAATGGTTACGTTACCTTAGTTGACATGGATGGATTCACGTTGCGACACATGTTGACCTTTAATCCAACAATTTTGTACCAATTGATGCTTTCCGTGCAAGAAGGGTATCAAGCGCGTGTCAAAGCGTTCGTTTTTTTCAACTGTCCTTCGTTCATGGATAAATTTTTGGCACTTCTCAGACCAACTTTGACGAAAGAATTCTCGAATAgcctgaaaatttatcaaaaattagaagattTGAAGGAATTTATGCCTTTGGAAATGTTGCCGAGCGATTATAAAGGAGGAAAAGAAGAtaccatcaaaaatttatgga cgaattatttaaaacatttggaAGAACGAAAAGACTTCTTTTGGGAAGAATCACAAACAAGAAGAGTAAATGAGAGTCTTCGACCCGAAAAAAGTGCTCTTCAGAATCAGTTGTTTGGATTAGAAGGCAGTTTTAAGAAGTTAGATATCGATTGA